The Paenibacillus sp. RUD330 genome has a segment encoding these proteins:
- the clpP gene encoding ATP-dependent Clp endopeptidase proteolytic subunit ClpP, which produces MNFVPMVIEQSNRGERAYDIYSRLLKDRIIFLGTGVNDVVANSIIAQMLFLAADDPEKDISLYINSPGGSITAGMAIYDTMQFIKPDVSTICVGMAASMGAFLLTAGAKGKRYALPNSEVMIHQPLGGAEGQASDIEIRARRILKMRDKLNAILSERTGQPLERIEKDTDRDNFMSAEEATAYGLVDKVIEKL; this is translated from the coding sequence ATGAATTTTGTGCCTATGGTCATCGAGCAAAGCAACCGCGGTGAGCGCGCCTATGATATTTATTCCCGGCTGCTCAAGGACCGCATCATCTTCCTCGGCACCGGCGTCAACGATGTGGTGGCCAACTCCATCATCGCCCAAATGCTGTTCCTTGCAGCGGACGATCCGGAGAAGGACATCTCGCTTTATATCAACAGCCCCGGCGGCTCCATCACGGCCGGCATGGCGATCTACGACACGATGCAGTTCATCAAGCCGGATGTCTCTACGATCTGCGTCGGCATGGCGGCTTCCATGGGCGCGTTCCTGCTGACAGCAGGCGCCAAGGGCAAGCGGTACGCGCTGCCGAACAGCGAGGTCATGATCCATCAGCCGCTCGGCGGAGCCGAAGGCCAGGCGAGCGACATCGAGATCCGTGCCCGCCGCATCCTCAAGATGCGCGACAAGCTGAACGCCATCCTGTCCGAGCGCACCGGCCAGCCGCTGGAGCGCATCGAGAAGGACACCGACCGCGACAACTTCATGAGCGCGGAAGAGGCGACGGCTTACGGCCTCGTCGACAAAGTCATCGAGAAGCTGTAA
- a CDS encoding sugar-binding domain-containing protein: MRSIIDLQRQLVPDLVDTLRRRYAILHQVMLSDMIGRRTLAASLSMTERVLRAETDFLKEQGLLEIKSSGMSISPAGRRLLEEMEPELGGLLGLSDLEEKLKQRFGLQKVIIVPGDSEKSDSSKRELGRAGAAALLQVLGERDVVAVTGGTTLAGVASQLASSSPRRSNLFVPARGGLGESLEYQASTIVSTMAKRTGAQYRMLHVPDHLSEEAYTSLMQEPGVKEIVEVIRSARIVIHGIGDAMVMARRRRIDGGLVDSLKADGALAEAWGYYFDRSGNVVHKMQTAGIRLEDIVTTEVVIGVAGGRSKAEAISAVLRFGHEDILVTDEAAALEIAALTE, encoded by the coding sequence ATGCGCAGCATTATTGATTTGCAGCGTCAGCTCGTTCCGGATCTCGTCGATACGCTCCGCCGCCGTTATGCGATCCTGCACCAAGTCATGCTCTCGGATATGATCGGCCGCCGGACGCTGGCTGCCTCCCTGTCGATGACAGAGAGGGTGCTGAGGGCGGAGACGGATTTCCTGAAGGAGCAGGGCTTGCTGGAGATCAAGTCCTCCGGCATGTCCATCAGCCCGGCCGGACGGCGGCTGCTGGAGGAGATGGAGCCCGAGCTCGGAGGGCTGCTCGGCCTCAGCGACCTGGAGGAGAAGCTCAAGCAGCGCTTCGGCCTGCAGAAGGTCATCATCGTGCCCGGCGATTCCGAGAAGTCGGACAGCTCCAAGCGGGAGCTTGGCCGTGCCGGAGCCGCGGCGCTCCTGCAGGTGCTGGGCGAGCGGGATGTCGTGGCGGTGACCGGGGGCACGACGCTTGCGGGCGTCGCCTCGCAGCTCGCCTCGAGCTCGCCGCGCCGGAGCAACCTGTTCGTGCCGGCGCGAGGAGGGCTCGGAGAGAGCCTGGAATACCAGGCGAGCACGATCGTCTCGACGATGGCCAAGCGGACGGGTGCGCAGTACCGGATGCTCCACGTCCCGGACCATCTCAGCGAAGAGGCCTACACAAGCCTCATGCAGGAGCCCGGAGTGAAGGAGATCGTCGAGGTCATCCGCAGCGCCCGCATCGTCATCCACGGCATCGGAGACGCCATGGTGATGGCCCGGCGCAGACGGATCGACGGCGGATTGGTCGACTCGCTCAAGGCCGACGGCGCGCTTGCCGAAGCCTGGGGCTACTATTTCGACCGCAGCGGCAACGTCGTGCACAAGATGCAGACCGCCGGCATCCGGCTCGAAGACATCGTGACGACCGAGGTCGTCATCGGGGTGGCCGGCGGCCGCTCCAAGGCGGAGGCCATCTCGGCGGTGCTGAGATTCGGCCACGAGGACATCCTCGTCACCGACGAGGCGGCCGCCCTCGAAATCGCGGCGCTGACGGAATAA
- the gap gene encoding type I glyceraldehyde-3-phosphate dehydrogenase — MVKVGINGFGRIGRNVFRAALNNSEVQIVAVNDLTDTKTLAHLLKYDTTHGVLDATVEAKEGALVVNGREIKVFAERNPENLPWGSVGAEIVVESTGIFTAKEKAELHLKGGAKKVIISAPATNEDITIVMGVNEDQYDASAHTVISNASCTTNCLAPFAKVLNDKFGIVKGMMTTIHSYTNDQSVLDVPHKDLRRARAAAENIIPSSTGAAKAVSLVLPELKGKLNGMAMRVPTKNVSVTDLVAEVKSNVTVEEVNAALKEASEGSMKGILFYSEEPLVSSDYNGNAASSTIDALSTMVVEGNMVKVISWYDNEWGYSNRVVDLAAYIASKGL, encoded by the coding sequence ATGGTTAAAGTTGGTATTAACGGATTTGGCCGTATCGGACGCAACGTCTTCCGCGCAGCACTGAACAACAGCGAGGTTCAAATCGTCGCTGTGAACGACCTGACGGACACGAAAACGCTGGCCCACCTGCTGAAATATGACACCACCCACGGCGTCCTGGACGCTACGGTAGAAGCTAAAGAAGGCGCGCTTGTCGTCAACGGCCGCGAGATCAAAGTCTTTGCCGAGCGCAACCCGGAAAACCTGCCTTGGGGCTCCGTAGGCGCCGAGATCGTCGTTGAGTCGACGGGCATCTTCACGGCTAAAGAAAAAGCCGAGCTTCACCTTAAAGGCGGAGCGAAAAAAGTCATCATCTCCGCTCCGGCAACAAACGAAGACATCACGATCGTCATGGGCGTCAACGAAGACCAATACGACGCTTCCGCTCACACGGTCATCTCCAACGCTTCCTGTACGACGAACTGCCTGGCTCCTTTCGCCAAAGTTCTGAACGACAAGTTCGGCATCGTAAAAGGCATGATGACGACGATCCACTCCTACACGAACGACCAATCCGTACTGGACGTTCCTCACAAGGACCTGCGCCGCGCACGCGCTGCCGCAGAAAACATCATTCCTTCCTCCACGGGCGCTGCCAAAGCCGTATCCCTCGTTCTGCCTGAGCTCAAAGGCAAGCTGAACGGCATGGCTATGCGCGTTCCTACGAAAAACGTTTCCGTAACGGACCTCGTAGCCGAAGTGAAATCGAATGTGACGGTTGAAGAAGTGAACGCTGCCCTGAAGGAAGCTTCCGAAGGCTCCATGAAAGGCATCCTGTTCTACTCCGAAGAGCCGCTCGTATCGAGCGACTACAACGGCAATGCCGCTTCCTCCACGATCGACGCCCTGTCGACGATGGTTGTCGAAGGCAACATGGTCAAAGTCATCTCCTGGTACGACAACGAGTGGGGCTACTCCAACCGTGTCGTCGACCTGGCTGCTTACATCGCTTCCAAAGGCCTGTAA
- a CDS encoding phosphoglycerate kinase — protein MNKKSVRDVEVAGKRVFVRVDFNVPMENGSITDDTRIRETLPTIQYLIEKGARVILAAHFGRPGGELKEELRLTPVAARLAELIGKPVAKADDTAGPDAQAKAAALQDGDVLLLENTRFNPGEEKNDPEFAKQLASLADLFVNDAFGAAHRAHASTEGIAHLLPAVSGLLMEKELDVLGKALNNPERPFTAIVGGSKVKDKIDVINKMIEIADNIIIGGGLSYTFFKAQGHEIGQSLVDNSKLDLALEFIEKAKKLGKNFLIPVDIVVSDDFSKDANTKIVDVDGIPADWEGIDIGPKTRELYAKVIKESKLVVWNGPMGVFEIEPFSHGTRAVAQACAETEGYTVIGGGDSAAAAEKFHLADKMDHISTGGGASLEFMEGKVLPGVVALNDK, from the coding sequence GTGAACAAGAAGAGCGTTCGTGATGTGGAAGTAGCGGGCAAGCGCGTATTCGTACGCGTCGATTTCAACGTGCCGATGGAAAATGGATCGATTACCGACGACACCCGGATCCGGGAAACGCTGCCTACGATCCAGTACCTGATCGAGAAGGGCGCCCGCGTCATTCTGGCCGCTCACTTCGGCCGTCCTGGCGGCGAATTGAAGGAGGAGCTGCGCCTGACTCCGGTCGCTGCGCGCCTCGCCGAGCTGATCGGCAAGCCGGTCGCCAAAGCCGACGATACCGCCGGTCCCGATGCGCAGGCGAAAGCCGCCGCGCTGCAGGACGGCGACGTGCTGCTGCTTGAGAACACCCGCTTCAACCCGGGCGAGGAAAAGAACGATCCGGAGTTCGCCAAGCAGCTCGCTTCGCTGGCCGACCTGTTCGTGAATGACGCCTTCGGCGCCGCTCACCGCGCCCATGCCTCTACGGAAGGCATCGCCCATCTGCTTCCGGCCGTATCCGGCCTTCTGATGGAGAAAGAGCTGGATGTGCTCGGCAAGGCGCTGAACAATCCGGAGCGTCCGTTCACGGCTATCGTCGGCGGCTCCAAGGTCAAGGACAAAATCGACGTCATCAACAAGATGATCGAGATCGCCGACAACATCATCATCGGCGGCGGCCTGTCCTACACGTTCTTCAAGGCTCAAGGCCATGAAATCGGACAATCCCTCGTGGACAACTCCAAGCTGGACCTTGCTCTGGAATTCATCGAGAAAGCCAAGAAGCTTGGTAAGAACTTCCTGATTCCGGTCGATATCGTCGTATCCGACGACTTCAGCAAGGACGCCAACACGAAGATCGTCGACGTGGACGGCATTCCGGCCGACTGGGAAGGCATCGACATCGGGCCGAAAACCCGCGAGCTGTATGCCAAAGTCATCAAGGAATCCAAGCTGGTCGTCTGGAACGGCCCGATGGGCGTATTCGAGATCGAGCCGTTCTCGCACGGCACCCGCGCCGTTGCGCAAGCTTGCGCCGAGACGGAAGGCTACACGGTCATCGGCGGCGGCGATTCCGCTGCGGCAGCCGAGAAGTTCCATCTGGCCGACAAGATGGACCATATCTCCACGGGCGGCGGCGCTTCCCTGGAGTTCATGGAAGGCAAGGTTCTTCCGGGCGTAGTCGCCCTGAACGATAAGTAA
- the tpiA gene encoding triose-phosphate isomerase, with product MARTPIIAGNWKMFKTVSEAVSFFSEVKGGAEVDGVESVICAPYTTLPALVEAAKGTKIAIGAQNLHFEDNGAFTGEISGLMLADLGVKYVIVGHSERRAYFGETDEIVNKKVAAAFKHGLTPILCVGEKLEEREAGETKNVCKVQTEGAFQGLSAEQAAEVVIAYEPIWAIGTGKSSTAEDAEDVIAYIREVVAGLYGQATADAVRIQYGGSVKPANVKEYMGQANIDGALVGGASLEPASYIALVEGAK from the coding sequence ATGGCAAGAACTCCAATCATCGCAGGCAACTGGAAGATGTTCAAAACGGTATCCGAGGCCGTATCCTTCTTCAGCGAAGTGAAAGGCGGAGCCGAGGTCGACGGCGTCGAGAGCGTCATCTGCGCTCCGTACACGACGCTGCCTGCCCTCGTCGAGGCGGCAAAAGGAACGAAAATCGCCATCGGCGCGCAAAACCTTCATTTCGAAGACAACGGCGCGTTCACGGGTGAGATCTCCGGTCTCATGCTGGCCGATCTGGGCGTGAAATACGTCATCGTCGGCCACTCCGAGCGCCGCGCGTACTTCGGCGAGACGGACGAGATCGTGAACAAGAAAGTCGCGGCCGCGTTCAAGCACGGCCTGACCCCGATTCTCTGCGTCGGCGAGAAGCTCGAAGAGCGCGAAGCCGGCGAGACCAAAAACGTATGCAAAGTGCAGACGGAAGGCGCGTTCCAAGGCCTCTCCGCCGAGCAAGCTGCGGAAGTCGTCATCGCCTACGAGCCGATCTGGGCGATCGGAACCGGCAAATCCTCCACGGCCGAAGACGCCGAGGATGTCATTGCCTACATCCGTGAAGTCGTTGCCGGACTGTACGGCCAAGCGACGGCAGATGCGGTCCGCATCCAATACGGCGGCAGCGTGAAGCCCGCCAACGTGAAGGAATACATGGGCCAGGCGAACATCGACGGCGCTCTCGTGGGCGGCGCAAGTCTGGAACCGGCTTCCTATATCGCTCTGGTCGAGGGGGCGAAGTAA
- the gpmI gene encoding 2,3-bisphosphoglycerate-independent phosphoglycerate mutase, which yields MAPKPVALIIMDGFGLRNDVVGNAVAQANKPNYDRFMAQFPHTTLTACGEAVGLPEGQMGNSEVGHLNIGAGRIVYQDLTRITKSIRDGEFFDNDTLLGAVRHAKLNGKKLHLYGLLSDGGVHSHIQHLFALLELAKKEGLDQVYIHAFLDGRDVAPDSAVGYLTELQAKIEELGIGRIATVQGRYYAMDRDKRWERVEKSYRAMVYGDGPKYTDPIRAVRESYEKSVMDEFVMPTVITEGDGSPVSLVESEDAVVFFNFRPDRAIQLSQVFMNEDFRGFDRGDKAPKDLYFVCLTLFSESVGGFVAYKPKNLDNTFGEVLVQQGKTQLRIAETEKYPHVTFFFSGGRDQELPGETRVLINSPKVATYDLQPEMSAYEVADAAVREINSDKHDAIILNFANPDMVGHSGMLEPTIKAVEATDECMGRVVDAVLAKGGVVLITADHGNADMVIGPDGRPFTAHTTNPVPLIVTKQGVTLRENGILADIAPTLLDLLELPQPVEMTGQSLINKT from the coding sequence ATGGCTCCCAAACCGGTCGCACTGATCATCATGGACGGCTTCGGCCTCCGCAATGATGTCGTGGGCAATGCGGTCGCTCAGGCCAATAAGCCGAACTACGACCGCTTCATGGCCCAGTTCCCCCATACGACGCTGACCGCCTGCGGCGAAGCTGTCGGCCTTCCCGAAGGCCAGATGGGCAACTCCGAGGTCGGCCATCTCAATATCGGCGCGGGACGCATCGTCTATCAGGACCTCACCCGGATCACGAAGTCGATCCGCGACGGCGAGTTTTTCGACAACGATACGCTGCTCGGCGCCGTGCGCCATGCCAAGCTGAACGGCAAGAAGCTGCATCTGTACGGCCTGCTCAGCGACGGCGGCGTGCACAGCCATATCCAGCATCTGTTCGCGCTGCTCGAGCTGGCCAAGAAGGAAGGGCTGGATCAGGTTTACATCCATGCCTTTCTCGACGGACGCGACGTCGCTCCGGACAGCGCCGTCGGCTATCTGACCGAGCTGCAGGCGAAGATCGAGGAGCTCGGAATCGGCCGCATCGCGACCGTACAAGGCCGCTACTATGCGATGGACCGCGACAAGCGCTGGGAGCGCGTGGAGAAGTCCTACCGCGCGATGGTGTACGGAGACGGTCCGAAATACACCGATCCGATCCGCGCCGTGCGGGAATCGTACGAGAAATCGGTCATGGATGAATTCGTCATGCCGACGGTCATCACGGAAGGAGACGGCTCGCCGGTCTCGCTCGTGGAGTCCGAGGACGCGGTCGTGTTCTTCAACTTCCGCCCGGACCGCGCCATCCAGCTGTCCCAAGTGTTCATGAACGAAGACTTCCGCGGCTTCGACCGCGGCGACAAGGCTCCGAAGGATCTGTACTTCGTCTGCCTGACGCTGTTCAGCGAGTCGGTCGGGGGCTTTGTCGCCTACAAGCCGAAGAACCTCGACAACACGTTCGGCGAGGTGCTCGTGCAGCAGGGCAAAACGCAGCTGAGGATCGCCGAGACGGAGAAATACCCGCATGTGACGTTCTTCTTCAGCGGCGGACGCGACCAGGAGCTGCCGGGCGAGACCCGCGTCCTGATCAACTCCCCTAAGGTCGCGACCTACGACCTGCAGCCGGAGATGAGCGCCTACGAGGTGGCGGACGCCGCCGTGCGCGAGATCAACTCCGACAAGCATGACGCGATCATCCTGAACTTCGCGAACCCCGACATGGTCGGCCACTCCGGCATGCTGGAGCCGACGATCAAGGCGGTCGAGGCGACGGACGAGTGCATGGGCCGCGTCGTCGACGCCGTGCTCGCCAAGGGCGGCGTCGTGCTCATCACGGCCGACCACGGCAACGCGGACATGGTCATCGGACCGGACGGACGCCCGTTCACGGCGCATACAACCAACCCAGTGCCGCTGATCGTCACCAAGCAGGGCGTCACGCTTCGCGAGAACGGCATTCTGGCCGACATCGCGCCGACGCTGCTCGATCTGCTCGAGCTGCCGCAGCCGGTTGAAATGACCGGCCAAAGCCTGATCAACAAGACTTAA
- the eno gene encoding phosphopyruvate hydratase has product MSIIVDVYAREVLDSRGNPTVEVEVSLESGGKGRAIVPSGASTGAYEAVELRDGDKGRYLGKGVLKAVENVNTLIAPEIIGLDALDQVLIDRKMIELDGTHNKGKLGANAILAVSMAVARAAADALDIPLYTYLGGFNAKVLPVPMMNIINGGEHADNNVDVQEFMVLPVGAESFKEALRIGAEIFHNLKSVLKDKGLNTAVGDEGGFAPNLGSNEEAITTIISAIERAGYKPGVDVFLGMDVASTEFYKDGKYHLEGEGKSYTSAEFVDLLASWADKYPILTIEDGCSEDDWEGWKLLTDKLGGKVQLVGDDLFVTNTERLSDGIDKGVGNSILVKVNQIGSLTETFDAIEMAKRAGYTAVISHRSGESEDSTIADIAVATNAGQIKTGAPSRTDRVAKYNQLLRIEDQLGSTAQYAGRSAFYNLKNLKK; this is encoded by the coding sequence ATGTCTATCATCGTTGACGTATACGCACGCGAAGTGCTCGACTCCCGCGGCAACCCTACGGTTGAAGTGGAAGTATCCCTGGAATCCGGCGGCAAGGGCCGCGCCATCGTACCGTCCGGCGCATCCACCGGCGCTTACGAGGCTGTAGAGCTTCGCGACGGCGACAAAGGCCGCTACCTCGGCAAGGGCGTTCTGAAAGCCGTTGAAAATGTAAACACGCTGATCGCTCCGGAAATCATCGGCCTCGACGCTCTCGATCAAGTGCTGATCGACCGCAAGATGATCGAGCTCGACGGCACGCACAACAAAGGCAAGCTGGGCGCGAACGCGATCCTGGCCGTGTCCATGGCTGTAGCCCGCGCGGCTGCGGACGCTCTGGACATCCCGCTCTACACGTACCTCGGCGGATTCAACGCCAAAGTACTGCCGGTTCCGATGATGAACATCATCAACGGCGGCGAGCATGCCGACAACAACGTCGACGTGCAGGAGTTCATGGTTCTTCCTGTCGGTGCTGAAAGCTTCAAGGAAGCTCTGCGCATCGGCGCAGAAATCTTCCACAACCTGAAGTCCGTCCTCAAGGACAAAGGCCTGAACACGGCTGTAGGCGACGAAGGCGGCTTCGCTCCGAACCTCGGCTCCAACGAAGAGGCGATCACGACGATCATCTCCGCAATCGAGCGCGCGGGCTACAAGCCGGGCGTCGACGTCTTCCTCGGCATGGACGTTGCTTCCACCGAGTTCTACAAAGACGGCAAGTACCACCTCGAAGGCGAAGGCAAATCCTACACTTCGGCTGAATTCGTGGACCTGCTCGCAAGCTGGGCGGACAAGTACCCGATCCTCACGATCGAAGACGGCTGCTCCGAAGACGACTGGGAAGGCTGGAAGCTGCTGACCGATAAGCTCGGCGGCAAAGTCCAGCTCGTCGGCGACGACCTGTTCGTCACCAACACCGAGCGTCTCTCCGACGGCATCGACAAAGGCGTGGGCAACTCGATCCTCGTCAAAGTCAACCAGATCGGTTCCCTGACCGAGACTTTCGACGCGATCGAAATGGCGAAACGCGCCGGCTACACGGCTGTCATCTCCCACCGTTCCGGCGAGAGCGAAGACAGCACGATCGCCGACATCGCCGTTGCGACGAACGCCGGCCAGATCAAAACGGGCGCTCCTTCCCGTACGGACCGCGTAGCGAAGTACAACCAACTGCTCCGCATCGAGGACCAGCTCGGCTCTACGGCTCAATACGCCGGCCGCAGCGCGTTCTACAACCTCAAGAACCTCAAGAAATAA
- a CDS encoding sugar phosphate isomerase/epimerase encodes MAKPQVGLQLYTLRDQTEKDFLGTIRKVAEMGYAYVEFAGYFNTSASDLKKVMEETGIKAVSAHVGLSFNEPDKIEADLAKQIEFAKEIGLKYMITPWAPLPESPTMADVESLALTLERAARQVKEAGLTYGYHNHDFEFKLVDGKPLIDILLDKIPADLMIMEFDLGWVHMGGQSPAEYVKRYAGRTPVIHLKDFGDGRRDTEVGSGVVDFESVFAIAEKAGVEYFIVEQEEFASSSLESAKLSLDYLRSKGY; translated from the coding sequence ATGGCAAAACCTCAAGTCGGATTGCAGCTGTACACGCTCCGCGACCAGACGGAAAAGGACTTCCTCGGAACGATTCGCAAGGTAGCTGAAATGGGCTATGCGTACGTGGAATTCGCCGGATATTTCAACACGAGCGCGTCAGACCTGAAGAAGGTGATGGAGGAAACCGGCATCAAGGCGGTGTCCGCCCACGTCGGCCTGAGCTTCAACGAACCGGACAAGATCGAAGCCGATCTCGCCAAGCAGATTGAATTCGCCAAGGAAATCGGACTCAAGTATATGATTACTCCGTGGGCTCCGCTGCCTGAAAGCCCTACAATGGCCGATGTAGAAAGCCTCGCGCTGACTCTCGAGCGGGCGGCTCGCCAGGTGAAGGAAGCGGGCTTGACGTACGGCTACCACAACCATGACTTTGAATTCAAGCTGGTGGACGGCAAGCCGCTCATCGACATTCTGCTGGACAAGATTCCCGCCGATCTGATGATCATGGAATTCGACCTCGGCTGGGTGCATATGGGCGGCCAATCGCCTGCGGAATACGTCAAGAGATATGCCGGGCGCACTCCGGTCATCCATCTGAAGGACTTCGGGGACGGCCGCCGCGATACGGAAGTGGGCAGCGGAGTCGTTGATTTCGAGAGCGTCTTCGCCATTGCCGAGAAAGCCGGCGTCGAGTATTTCATCGTGGAGCAGGAGGAGTTCGCCAGCTCGTCGCTCGAGAGCGCGAAGCTCAGCCTCGACTACCTGCGCAGCAAAGGCTACTAA
- the secG gene encoding preprotein translocase subunit SecG: protein MDTFLKILLVIFSLGLIAVVLLQKGKSAGLSGAISGGAEHLFGKQKARGLDLFLQRLTIGLAAGFFILALLVAYLK from the coding sequence ATGGATACATTTCTGAAAATTCTGCTCGTGATTTTTTCCCTTGGTTTGATTGCGGTCGTATTGCTGCAAAAGGGCAAGAGCGCAGGCCTCTCCGGAGCGATCTCCGGCGGAGCGGAGCACCTGTTCGGCAAGCAGAAAGCTCGCGGACTGGATCTGTTCCTGCAGCGCCTGACGATTGGACTGGCAGCCGGATTTTTCATCCTGGCGCTTCTGGTCGCTTACCTGAAATAG